In a single window of the Delftia tsuruhatensis genome:
- a CDS encoding MmgE/PrpD family protein: MHVSETLGRFGARYAQQSPDADVLHHARRAVVDWYAALIAGHGMDPMPRLEQAMAEDLDRGGARLALGRRATVRTAALIHGTASHAAEVDDIFRHAIYHPGAPTISAALAVGQQEKVSGLAFLQAVIVGYEISTRIGQALGRAHYRYWHNTGTAGCFGAAAAAACLLGLDAPRFTHALCTVATFAAGLQQAFQMDSMSKPLHSGRAAEAGVTAALMAQQGVTGSLDVFEGPMGLGAAMSDTPDWQAVLADLGQVFNITQMTFKNHACCGHTFAAIDGALHLQQMHGFAAGDIDSLRIATYAPALAVAGNPSPRTAAEARFSIPYVVANALRTGSVRLAAFDEAHLSDMQTRALMQRISLEVHPDLDRQFPARRAAQVSITLRDASAHAWLQPTRKGDPDMPLSDADLQAKLMELAVPILGRQRLLRTSDRLWTLEQAAGLDFLCLPP; this comes from the coding sequence ATGCACGTCAGCGAAACCCTGGGCCGGTTCGGCGCCCGCTATGCCCAGCAGTCCCCGGATGCCGATGTGCTGCACCACGCACGGCGCGCCGTGGTGGACTGGTACGCCGCCCTGATCGCGGGCCATGGCATGGACCCCATGCCCCGCCTGGAGCAGGCCATGGCCGAGGACCTGGACCGGGGCGGCGCACGGCTGGCCCTGGGCCGTCGCGCCACGGTGCGGACCGCGGCCCTGATCCATGGCACGGCCTCGCACGCGGCCGAGGTGGACGACATCTTCAGGCACGCCATCTACCATCCCGGCGCCCCCACCATCTCGGCGGCCCTGGCCGTGGGCCAGCAGGAAAAAGTGTCGGGGCTGGCGTTCCTGCAGGCCGTCATCGTGGGCTACGAGATCTCCACCCGCATCGGTCAGGCACTGGGCCGCGCCCACTATCGGTACTGGCACAACACGGGCACGGCCGGCTGCTTCGGCGCCGCCGCGGCCGCCGCCTGCCTGCTGGGGCTGGACGCGCCGCGGTTCACCCATGCGCTGTGTACGGTGGCCACCTTCGCTGCGGGCCTGCAGCAGGCCTTCCAGATGGACTCCATGTCCAAGCCGCTGCATTCGGGGCGCGCGGCCGAGGCCGGCGTGACCGCCGCCCTCATGGCGCAGCAGGGTGTGACGGGCTCGCTCGATGTCTTCGAAGGCCCCATGGGCCTGGGCGCGGCCATGAGCGACACGCCCGACTGGCAGGCCGTGCTGGCGGACCTGGGGCAGGTCTTCAACATCACGCAGATGACGTTCAAGAACCATGCCTGCTGCGGACACACCTTCGCCGCCATCGACGGTGCACTGCACCTCCAGCAGATGCACGGGTTCGCGGCCGGCGATATCGACAGCCTGCGGATTGCCACCTATGCGCCCGCGCTGGCCGTGGCCGGCAACCCCTCGCCGCGCACCGCGGCCGAGGCGCGCTTCAGCATCCCCTACGTCGTGGCCAACGCGCTGCGCACGGGCAGCGTGCGCCTGGCGGCATTCGACGAAGCACATCTGTCCGACATGCAGACCCGCGCGCTGATGCAGCGCATCTCGCTGGAGGTGCATCCCGACCTGGACCGCCAGTTCCCGGCCCGGCGCGCCGCCCAGGTCTCCATCACGCTGCGGGACGCCAGCGCGCATGCCTGGCTGCAACCCACGCGCAAGGGCGACCCGGACATGCCGCTGAGCGATGCGGACCTGCAGGCCAAGCTCATGGAGCTGGCGGTGCCGATACTGGGCCGGCAGCGGCTGCTGCGCACCAGTGACCGGCTATGGACGCTGGAGCAGGCAGCCGGGCTGGATTTCCTGTGCCTGCCCCCCTGA